The following coding sequences lie in one Arabidopsis thaliana chromosome 3, partial sequence genomic window:
- a CDS encoding Ribosomal L29 family protein (Ribosomal L29 family protein; FUNCTIONS IN: structural constituent of ribosome; INVOLVED IN: translation, ribosome biogenesis; LOCATED IN: ribosome, cytosolic large ribosomal subunit; EXPRESSED IN: 22 plant structures; EXPRESSED DURING: 13 growth stages; CONTAINS InterPro DOMAIN/s: Ribosomal protein L29 (InterPro:IPR001854), Ribosomal protein L29, conserved site (InterPro:IPR018254); BEST Arabidopsis thaliana protein match is: Ribosomal L29 family protein (TAIR:AT3G09500.1); Has 1329 Blast hits to 1329 proteins in 532 species: Archae - 155; Bacteria - 387; Metazoa - 302; Fungi - 146; Plants - 143; Viruses - 0; Other Eukaryotes - 196 (source: NCBI BLink).): protein MARIKVHELRDKSKSDLSTQLKELKAELASLRVAKVTGGAPNKLSKIKVVRKSIAQVLTVSSQKQKSALREAYKNKKLLPLDLRPKKTRAIRRRLTKHQASLKTEREKKKDMYFPIRKYAIKV from the exons ATGG CGAGAATCAAGGTTCATGAGTTGAGAGATAAATCAAAATCGGATCTTTCTACTCAATTGAAAGAATTGAAGGCAGAGCTTGCTTCCCTACGTGTCGCTAAGGTCACTGGTGGTGCTCCTAACAAGCTCTCTAAGAT CAAAGTGGTGAGGAAGTCGATTGCGCAAGTGTTGACTGTGAgctcacagaaacaaaagtcTGCTCTTAGAGAAGcatacaaaaacaagaagttGTTGCCACTCGATCTCCGTCCCAAGAAGACTAGAGCCATCAGAAGGAGACTCACTAAACACCAG GCGTCGCTGAAGACAGAacgagagaagaagaaagacatgTACTTTCCAATTAGAAAGTATGCCATCAAAGTTTAA
- a CDS encoding thyroid adenoma-associated-like protein, giving the protein MSAKWRALQHRHRYTYSAVLFPSSFTASLSQSSLSQSCPKFYSNIEELVSLNSIYAQVNHAKKVVASFGEFLAKANENEGGERETVSVREAIRFYLEILFMENSLPLHKTLVSALAKTTKFHSVISSCFKELCDEYGGFEDGGNRFCVSRVALSVMGMPKLGYLVDIIEDCALLVGYDIVSGLNGIVLDTEACDRPPPTVMEQCQEALSCSYYLFQRFPLKFKGLVGEDASFMESVLAVQVSILKSLAFSRDCYVAAGVSFCAALQVCLKDEELGLFIAQCIFCWSSVVRLADIVSKIPFAGDICSEICSFSSLSRLCLIRGILTTVSRGILVSSFARLSNSDCDHKTILYDGILLELCDLCENPIDSHLNFHVLTVMQICMQQIKTSMLTDLSEGYDPMPDSMAARVLRIIWNNLEDPLSQTVKQVHLMFDLLLDIQTTVHQTDDKVGMRESLLKIVNYLLRLGSRCKGRYVPLASLTRRLGAKTLMDMSPNLLFEMANAYIDDDVCYAVTSFIKCFLELLRDESWGSEGVDQGYARYREHCLPPFLYGLASGKSKLRSNLNTYAVQVLLELDVDSIFLLLAYISIGPSEEETKLNYTELSNMSMELTVEQKVVVLVSLLKVCRTLAFLEGDIEQKRSTDAFAVVQIKGIELKIPIEWLKMALTHVDESVRVDAAETLFLNPKTSSLPSPLELYLMKEAVPLNMRSSSTGFQMKWTSLFRKFFLRVRTSLEKQYKLGSLQPLKSDKNAVLRAESLFKFMRWLSSFLYLSCYPSAPYRRKIMATELIQIMIEVWPVVASKDPTSHQGHLYPYCDIVTSHDSTLLLVGSIVDSWDRLRENSFRILLHFPTPFTGISSEDMVQIIIPWAKQLVCSPRVRESDAGALTLRLIFRKYVLDLGWIVKVSTTVFCCERECENIDCRNQNSKPKYPVVEYIKSLIQWLDASVTEGERDLSEACKNSFVHGVLLALRYTFEELDWNSNAVLSISEMRKELEKLLKLVTRITTLALWVVSADALCLPEDMDDIIDDDSFFSNVQDDSAAVLSEEHTSTYPKHVHETVQSEQVVMVGCWLAMKEVSLLLGTIIRKIPLPTSSLRPLENGDTASSVPNDLVIGNSESLLDLKQLEKIGDHFLEVLLKMKHNGAIDKTRAGFTALCHRLLCSNDPRLCKLTESWMEQLMERTVAKGQTVDDVLRRSAGIPAAFIALFLSEPEGSPKKLLPRALRWLIGLAEKPLMEPLEQKGSKHMVEEINSSDMHSNEKLSKVRDEGVVPTVHAFNVLKATFNDTNLSTDTSGFSAEAMIVSIRSFSSPYWEVRNSATLAYTALVRRMIGFLNVQKRGSTRRALTGLEFFHRYPLLHPFIYSELKAATDLLDTSGSSDSNLANLVHPSLWPILILLSRLKPSPIASESGDDLDPFVFMPFIMKCSTQSNLRVRVLASRALVGLVSNEKLQSVLLRIASTLPSNGAQGGSFNYLHGILLQLGNLLDTNCRDLADNSKKDQIIGKLINVLANCSWLASPLTCPCPILCTSFLRVLDHMRVIEWTCSESKNLRDIYKLHLDLSTNCLDADASYGFSYYDPSIAELREQAAVSYFGCVFQPSDEAAEVFQITQRPNLQSQKVPEALDFPHLNERLLRCISDQSYEVRLATLKWFLRFLKSEDSSFSESSSIWNWAKNGLQVILLELLDKEKNHKCENYILRILFQWNLLMFKKSCNKESVEGIYVGSLNYDSVFHLWGRLTSLYESTRRAKTRGTLMCCLAICVKHLTGLFIHKNESEKEEEPRWSCITDCVSYFVNLIKQKSLPSEQVNVRHASAEAIIASGILEQAKLIGPLVSNHQISSETTPSKFQKACDVYAYQILEMWFTCIKLLEDEDDVIRSKLATDVQKCFFTAVEVPTQVDKVLELSFNHLSSILGHWNEYSQYLSRWVFNTADYTSPPKGGSDLVRRVFDKEIDNHHEEKLLILQFCCYHLQKLPNRDFSLAQLLDWRSKFHNQLLAFAKDHVSKQRESWVGGVGNHKDVFLPLYGNLLGLYVFSDCIFRFSTDSNDKKTLFSDIIELGEALKPFLRNPLVSNMFRVVVRLHEKLLNDSLMDLSTVLSGEIWEGFDPYFLLTEGEIKVRSFYSDESGACSPPLG; this is encoded by the exons ATGTCTGCGAAGTGGCGAGCTCTGCAGCATCGCCATCGTTATACTTACAGTGCTGTTCTGTTCCCCAGCTCGTTCACTGCTTCTTTGAGCCAATCTAGTTTGTCTCAGTCTTGTCCCAAGTTTTACTCCAACATTGAAGAATTGGTTTCGTTGAATTCAATCTACGCGCAAGTTAATCACGCCAAGAAAGTTGTTGCTTCGTTCGGAGAGTTTCTCGCCAAGGCCAATGAGAATGAAGGAGGCGAGAGAGAGACAGTTTCTGTAAGGGAAGCTATTAGGTTTTACTTGGAGATACTCTTCATGGAGAATTCTTTGCCTCTTCATAAGACCCTTGTTTCAGCCTTGGCTAAAACCACTAAGTTTCATTCAGTGATCAGTTCATGTTTTAAGGAGCTTTGTGATGAATATGGCGGTTTTGAAGATGGTGGTAATCGATTCTGTGTGTCTAGAGTTGCTTTATCAGTGATGGGCATGCCAAAGTTGGGATATTTAGTTGATATAATTGAAGATTGCGCGCTTCTGGTTGGTTATGATATCGTTTCAGGGTTGAATGGTATAGTCTTAGACACTGAAGCTTGTGATAGGCCTCCTCCTACTGTTATGGAGCAATGCCAAGAAGCTTTGTCTTGCTCGTATTACTTGTTTCAGCGGTTTCCTTTGAAGTTTAAGGGTTTAGTTGGGGAGGATGCAAGTTTTATGGAGAGTGTTTTGGCTGTTCAAGTAAGCATTTTGAAGTCGCTGGCATTTTCTAGGGACTGTTATGTGGCTGCTGGTGTGAGTTTCTGTGCTGCTCTGCAGGTCTGTCTCAAAGACGAAGAGCTTGGATTGTTTATAGCGCAATGTATATTTTGCTGGAGTAGCGTCGTTAGGTTGGCTGATATTGTTAGCAAAATTCCATTTGCCGGGGACATTTGTTCTGAGATCTGCAGTTTTTCATCTTTGAGTAGACTCTGCTTGATCCGAGGCATTCTTACTACAGTTTCTAGGGGTATTCTTGTTTCCTCTTTTGCTCGATTGAGCAACAGTGATTGTGATCACAAAACTATTCTGTATGACGGAATTTTGCTCGAACTTTGTGATTTATGCGAGAACCCCATTGACAGTCATTTAAATTTTCACGTACTAACTGTGATGCAGATTTGCATGCAACAGATCAAGACATCTATGTTAACTGATTTATCAGAAGGTTATGATCCAATGCCAGACAGCATGGCAGCTCGAGTACTCAGAATTATATGGAACAATTTGGAGGACCCTTTGAGCCAGACAGTCAAACAAGTTCACCTCATGTTTGACCTCTTACTAGACATCCAAACCACTGTTCATCAGACAGATGATAAAGTGGGAATGAGGGAATCTTTGTTGAAAATTGTCAACTATCTTCTTCGTTTAGGATCACGTTGTAAAGGAAGATATGTTCCATTAGCATCCTTGACAAGGCGGTTAGGTGCGAAGACTTTGATGGATATGAGTCCTAACCTGTTGTTCGAGATGGCAAATGCatatattgatgatgatgtctgCTATGCTGTAACatcatttataaaatgtttCCTTGAACTGTTGCGTGATGAAAGCTGGGGGAGCGAAGGTGTTGACCAGGGTTATGCGCGTTATCGAGAACATTGTTTGCCTCCTTTCCTTTACGGGCTTGCTTCTGGCAAGTCGAAACTCAGGTCCAATCTAAATACTTATGCAGTACAAGTTTTGCTAGAACTGGATGTAGACAgtatatttcttttgcttgCGTATATATCTATTGGACCGAGTGAGGAAGAAACCAAGCTAAACTATACTGAGTTGAGTAACATGAGTATGGAACTAACAGTTGAACAGAAAGTGGTTGTTTTAGTATCATTGCTGAAAGTTTGTCGTACACTTGCATTCCTTGAAGGGgatattgaacaaaaaagaagtacAGATGCATTTGCAGTTGTTCAAATCAAGGGTATTGAGTTAAAAATTCCCATTGAGTGGCTAAAAATGGCCTTAACCCATGTTGATGAGTCGGTTCGTGTGGATGCTGCAGAGACACTCTTCTTAAACCCCAAGACTTCTAGCCTTCCATCTCCCTTAGAGCTTTATCTCATGAAGGAGGCTGTTCCCTTGAACATGAGGTCATCGTCTACAGGTTTTCAAATGAAATGGACCAGTTTGTTCAGGAAATTTTTTCTCCGGGTCCGTACGTCGCTGGAAAAGCAGTATAAGCTAGGGAGCTTGCAACCACTTAAAAGCGACAAAAATGCAGTTCTACGAGCAGAGAGTTTGTTCAAGTTTATGAGGTGGCTAAGTTCCTTTTTGTATTTATCTTGCTACCCTTCTGCCCCTTACAGGAGAAAAATAATGGCGACAGAACTTATACAGATCATGATTGAAGTCTGGCCTGTTGTGGCTTCTAAGGATCCCACTTCTCATCAAGGCCATCTTTACCCATACTGTGATATTGTCACTTCACATGATTCAACGTTATTGCTAGTTGGATCGATTGTTGATAGTTGGGACAGGCTTAGGGAAAATTCTTTCCGTATTTTGCTACATTTTCCAACTCCATTTACTGGCATTTCAAGTGAAGACATGGTCCAAATCATTATTCCTTGGGCCAAACAACTAGTCTGCAGTCCACGGGTAAGAGAGAGTGATGCAGGTGCTTTGACTCTTAGGCTTATCTTCAGAAAGTACGTATTGGACCTTGGTTGGATAGTCAAGGTTTCCACTActgttttttgttgtgaaaGAGAGTGTGAAAACATAGATTGTCGTAATCAGAACTCTAAACCGAAGTATCCTGTGGTTGAGTATATTAAATCACTTATTCAGTGGCTTGATGCTTCTGTGACGGAGGGAGAGCGTGATCTCTCTGAAGCATGTAAAAACAGTTTTGTTCATGGGGTATTATTAGCTTTGCGATATACTTTTGAGGAATTGGACTGGAACTCTAATGCAGTGTTAAGTATATCAGAGATGAGAAAGGAACTGGAAAAGCTTCTGAAACTGGTGACGAGAATAACTACATTAGCACTTTGGGTGGTTTCTGCAGATGCTTTGTGTTTGCCTGAGGATATGGATGACATAATAGATGATGATAGTTTCTTTTCAAATGTTCAAGATGATTCTGCCGCTGTTCTCTCAGAGGAACACACAAGTACATATCCAAAACATGTGCATGAAACAGTACAATCAGAACAGGTAGTTATGGTTGGTTGCTGGCTCGCTATGAAAGAG gTGAGTCTTCTTTTGGGAACCATTATAAGAAAGATTCCATTGCCTACCAGCAGCCTTAGACCTTTAGAAAATGGTGATACAGCTTCTTCAGTCCCCAATGATTTAGTGATAGGAAATTCTGAATCACTGCTTGACCTGAAGCAACTTGAAAAGATTGGAGACCACTTCTTGGAAgtacttttaaaaatgaagCACAATGGTGCAATAGATAAGACAAGAGCTGGATTTACAGCTTTGTGCCACCGTTTACTATGTTCGAACGATCCAAG aCTTTGTAAGCTGACAGAATCCTGGATGGAGCAACTTATGGAAAGAACTGTGGCAAAAGGACAGACAGTGGACGATGTGTTAAGACGAAGTGCAGGAATTCCCGCTGCATTTATTGCTCTTTTTCTCTCAGAACCGGAAGGTTCACCAAAGAAGCTTCTCCCACGGGCGCTTAGGTGGCTAATAGGTCTTGCAGAGAAGCCTCTCATGGAACCCCTGGAACAGAAAGGGTCTAAACATATGGTTGAGGAGATCAATTCTTCTGATATGCATTCAAATGAAAAACTTTCAAAGGTCCGTGATGAAGGAGTTGTTCCGACGGTGCATGCGTTCAATGTTCTCAAAGCTACTTTCAATGACACAAACTTGAGCACTGATACTTCTGGGTTTTCTGCGGAGGCTATGATTGTTTCAATAAGATCCTTCTCTTCACCATATTGGGAGGTCAGAAACAGTGCCACACTTGCATACACTGCCTTGGTCCGTCGAATGATTGGATTCCTTAATGTTCAAAAACGTGGATCTACCCGTCGTGCCTTGACTGGACTTGAATTTTTTCACAG GTACCCCTTGTTGCACCCTTTCATATACAGTGAACTAAAGGCAGCAACTGATTTACTTGACACATCTGGTTCATCTGATTCAAACCTCGCAAATCTTGTCCATCCGAGTTTATGGCCCATTCTGATTCTTTTATCTAGGCTTAAGCCCTCACCCATTGCAAGTGAAAGTGGAGATGACCTGGACCCGTTCGTTTTTATGCCCTTTATTATGAAATGCTCTACTCAAAGTAATCTCCGTGTTCGTGTTTTGGCATCACGTGCTCTAGTAGGTCTTGTTTCCAATGAGAAACTCCAAAGCGTTCTGCTCCGAATTGCCTCAACATTACCTTCTAATGGGGCCCAAGGTGGGTCCTTCAATTATCTTCACGGTATTTTGTTGCAACTTGGTAATCTCCTAGATACAAACTGTAGAGACCTTGCTGATAACTCTAAGAAGGATCAGATTATTGGAAAATTGATCAATGTCCTTGCAAATTGCTCATGGTTGGCTTCTCCATTGACGTGCCCTTGCCCGATCCTCTGTACATCTTTTTTGAGAGTGCTTGATCATATGCGAGTAATTGAATGGACATGCTCTGAAAGCAAAAATCTCAGGGACATCTATAAATTGCACTTGGATCTATCTACAAATTGCTTGGATGCAGATGCTTCTTATGGTTTCTCCTATTATGACCCTTCAATCGCTGAGCTTAGAGAACAAGCAGCTGTATCTTATTTTGGTTGCGTATTTCAGCCATCTGATGAAGCAGCGGAAGTTTTTCAGATTACTCAAAGACCAAATTTGCAATCGCAGAAAGTTCCTGAAGCATTAGATTTTCCTCACCTTAACGAAAGGCTCCTTCGTTGTATATCTGATCAATCATATGAAGTTCGTCTTGCAACACTGAAGTGGTTTCTGCGGTTTTTGAAGTCAGAAGATTCCAGTTTCTCAGAGTCGAGCAGTATTTGGAACTGGGCAAAAAACGGTCTCCAGGTGATATTATTAGAGCTGTTGGACAAGGAGAAAAACCATAAATGTGAGAACTACATTTTAAGGATTCTTTTCCAGTGGAATCTTCTTATGTTCAAAAAATCATGTAACAAGGAATCTGTTGAAGGCATTTACGTTGGTTCGTTGAACTATGATTCGGTGTTTCATCTTTGGGGCAGGCTGACTTCTCTATATGAGAGCACACGACGTGCTAAAACCCGAGGTACACTCATGTGTTGCCTGGCAATTTGTGTGAAGCATCTCACGGGGTTGTTCATCCACAAAAACGAAtctgaaaaagaagaggaaccAAGATGGAGTTGTATAACTGATTGTGTCTCCTACTTTGTTAACTTGATCAAACAGAAAAGCTTACCATCCGAGCAAGTAAATGTTCGCCATGCATCTGCAGAGGCTATTATAGCATCCGGTATACTGGAACAAGCGAAGCTCATAGGTCCTCTTGTCTCAAATCACCAAATTTCCTCTGAAACTACACCAAGCAAATTTCAAAAAGCTTGTGATGTATACGCATATCAAATTCTAGAGATGTGGTTCACTTGTATCAAATTGTTGGAGGACGAAGATGATGTCATCAGGTCAAAACTCGCTACGGATGTTCAGAAGTGTTTCTTCACTGCCGTGGAAGTTCCTACTCAAGTAGATAAAGTCTTGGAACTGAGCTTCAACCATTTATCTTCCATCTTAGGGCACTGGAATGAGTATTCGCAATATCTCTCGAGATGGGTCTTCAACACCGCAGATTACACATCCCCACCAAAGGGAGGTAGTGATCTAGTGAGGCGGGTTTTCGACAAGGAAATCGATAATCACCATGAAGAAAAGCTTCTGATCTTGCAGTTTTGCTGTTACCATCTACAGAAACTACCAAACAGAGACTTTTCCCTGGCACAACTACTCGACTGGAGGAGTAAATTCCACAATCAGCTACTTGCTTTCGCTAAAGATCATGTCagcaaacaaagagaaagctGGGTAGGCGGTGTTGGGAACCACAAGGATGTGTTTTTGCCACTCTATGGTAATCTTCTTGGTCTCTACGTCTTTTCCGACTGCATATTCAGATTCTCAACTGATAGCAATGACAAGAAAACTCTGTTTTCTGATATCATTGAACTTGGGGAGGCACTGAAACCCTTTTTGAGGAACCCTTTGGTGTCTAATATGTTCCGAGTAGTTGTCAGATTACATGAGAAGTTGCTAAATGATTCTTTGATGGATTTATCTACTGTTCTTTCTGGAGAGATTTGGGAAGGTTTTGATCCATATTTTCTTCTCACTGAGGGAGAAATCAAAGTCAGATCTTTTTATTCAGATGAAAGCGGAGCCTGCTCTCCTCCTCTCGGCTAA
- a CDS encoding alpha/beta-Hydrolases superfamily protein (alpha/beta-Hydrolases superfamily protein; FUNCTIONS IN: catalytic activity; INVOLVED IN: glycerol biosynthetic process; LOCATED IN: cellular_component unknown; EXPRESSED IN: petal, leaf whorl, male gametophyte, flower, pollen tube; EXPRESSED DURING: L mature pollen stage, M germinated pollen stage, 4 anthesis, petal differentiation and expansion stage; BEST Arabidopsis thaliana protein match is: alpha/beta-Hydrolases superfamily protein (TAIR:AT2G39420.1); Has 3264 Blast hits to 3262 proteins in 1077 species: Archae - 36; Bacteria - 2164; Metazoa - 108; Fungi - 125; Plants - 448; Viruses - 35; Other Eukaryotes - 348 (source: NCBI BLink).) codes for MAHVDGQVGYSEEFIENSRGMQLLTCKWFPVNQEPRALIFFCHGYAIDCSTTFKDIAPKFAKEGFAVHGIEYEGHGRSSGLSVYIDNFDLLIDDVSSHFSKISEMGDNTKKKRFLMGESMGGAVVLLLHRKKPEFWDGGILIAPMCKIAEEMKPSRMVISMINMVTNLIPSWKSIIHGPDILNSAIKLPEKRHEIRTNPNCYNGWPRMKTMSELFRISLDLENRLNEVTMPFIVLHGEDDKVTDKGGSKLLYEVALSNDKTLKLYPEMWHSLLFGEPPENSEIVFNDIVQWMQTRITTLQVKANNHEAKTSNLITSDSV; via the exons ATG GCTCATGTGGATGGGCAAGTTGGATATAGCGAG GAATTCATCGAGAATTCGCGGGGAATGCAACTCTTAACATGCAAATGGTTTCCAGTCAATCAAGAACCAAGagctctcatcttcttttgcCATGGCTATGCAATTGATTGCAGCACCACCTTTAAAG ATATAGCACCTAAGTTTGCAAAAGAAGGTTTTGCTGTGCATGGAATTGAATATGAAGGGCATGGGAGATCAAGCGGTCTCTCTGTCTACATTGATAACTTCGATCTTCTCATCGATGATGTCTCTTCACATTTCTCCAAAATATCTG AGATGGGAGAtaacacaaagaagaagaggtttttGATGGGAGAGTCGATGGGAGGAGCAGTAGTCCTTCTCTTGCACCGCAAGAAACCCGAGTTCTGGGATGGAGGAATCCTTATTGCACCCATGTGTAAG ATTGCTGAGGAGATGAAACCATCACGAATGGTTATATCTATGATAAATATGGTTACAAATCTGATCCCATCATGGAAATCGATAATTCATGGACCCGATATCCTTAATAGCGCGATTAAACTGCCTGAAAAGAGACATGAG ATAAGAACGAATCCAAATTGCTACAATGGATGGCCTCGTATGAAGACAATGAGCGAGCTTTTCAGAATCAGCCTCGATCTAGAGAACCGTTTGAACGAG GTGACAATGCCATTCATAGTCTTGcatggagaagatgataaagTGACAGATAAAGGAGGGAGCAAACTGCTTTATGAGGTGGCTTTGTCTAATGACAAGACTTTGAAGTTGTATCCAGAAATGTGGCATAGCCTTCTTTTTGGAGAGCCTCCGGAGAATTCAGAGATTGTGTTCAATGACATTGTCCAATGGATGCAGACAAGAATCACTACTCTTCAAGTAAAGGCTAATAATCATGAAGCAAAAACCTCAAATCTGATTACCTCAGATTCGGTTTAG
- a CDS encoding Ribosomal L29 family protein — translation MARIKVHELRDKSKSDLSTQLKELKAELASLRVAKVTGGAPNKLSKIKVVRKSIAQVLTVSSQKQKSALREAYKNKKLLPLDLRPKKTRAIRRRLTKHQVF, via the exons ATGG CGAGAATCAAGGTTCATGAGTTGAGAGATAAATCAAAATCGGATCTTTCTACTCAATTGAAAGAATTGAAGGCAGAGCTTGCTTCCCTACGTGTCGCTAAGGTCACTGGTGGTGCTCCTAACAAGCTCTCTAAGAT CAAAGTGGTGAGGAAGTCGATTGCGCAAGTGTTGACTGTGAgctcacagaaacaaaagtcTGCTCTTAGAGAAGcatacaaaaacaagaagttGTTGCCACTCGATCTCCGTCCCAAGAAGACTAGAGCCATCAGAAGGAGACTCACTAAACACCAGGTATTTTGA
- a CDS encoding alpha/beta-Hydrolases superfamily protein (alpha/beta-Hydrolases superfamily protein; BEST Arabidopsis thaliana protein match is: alpha/beta-Hydrolases superfamily protein (TAIR:AT2G39400.1); Has 4129 Blast hits to 4129 proteins in 1315 species: Archae - 32; Bacteria - 2874; Metazoa - 141; Fungi - 140; Plants - 467; Viruses - 36; Other Eukaryotes - 439 (source: NCBI BLink).), protein MVMYKEDYVSNSRGIQLFTCSWKQEEQQEPKALIFLCHGYAMESSITMSSTAVRLANAGFSVYGMDYEGHGKSGGLNGYVKKFDDLVQDVSSHYSSICELEENKGKMRFLMGESMGGAVVLLLERKKPNFWDGAVLVAPMCKLAEDIKPHPMVISFLTKLTRFIPTWKIVPSNDIIDVAFKETHIRKQVRDNEYCYKGRPRLKTAHQLLMVSLDLEKNLDQVSMPFIVLHGEDDKVTDKNVSKLLYEVASSSDKTFKLYPNMWHGLLYGESPENLEIVFSDIISWLKERASVTNQKLETELKHVDDGFSMQK, encoded by the exons ATGGTTATGTACAAAGAG GATTATGTTTCGAACTCACGAGGGATACAACTTTTCACGTGTTCATGGAAACAAGAGGAGCAGCAAGAACCAAAGGCTTTAATCTTTCTCTGTCATGGCTACGCCATGGAATCAAGCATCACCATGAGCA GCACTGCAGTGAGGTTGGCCAATGCGGGTTTCTCGGTCTATGGAATGGACTATGAAGGGCATGGTAAATCCGGGGGATTAAATGGTTACGTCAAAAAGTTTGATGATCTTGTTCAAGACGTCTCTTCTCATTACTCTTCAATTTGCG AGTTGGAAGAGAATAAGGGGAAGATGAGGTTTCTAATGGGAGAATCCATGGGAGGAGCAGTTGTGTTACTCTTGGAGAGAAAGAAGCCCAATTTTTGGGACGGTGCCGTTTTAGTCGCTCCCATGTGTAAG TTAGCAGAAGACATAAAGCCACATCCAATGGTGATCTCATTTCTCACAAAGCTAACTCGGTTTATTCCAACTTGGAAGATAGTTCCTAGCAACGATATTATTGACGTAGCATTTAAAGAAACCCACATAAGAAAACAG GTAAGGGACAATGAGTATTGCTACAAGGGCCGTCCTCGCTTGAAAACCGCTCACCAACTTTTAATGGTTAGCTTGGATCTTGAGAAGAATCTTGATCag gTATCGATGCCATTTATTGTCCTTCACGGTGAAGATGATAAAGTTACAGACAAAAACGTAAGCAAACTATTATACGAGGTAGCTTCAAGTTCGGACAAGACTTTTAAGTTATACCCGAACATGTGGCATGGGCTCTTATACGGAGAATCTCCTGAGAATTTGGAGATTGTGTTTAGTGATATCATAAGCTGGTTAAAGGAGAGAGCTTCTGTCACAAACCAAAAGTTGGAGACTGAGTTAAAGCATGTAGATGatggtttttctatgcaaaAATGA